From Elusimicrobiota bacterium, the proteins below share one genomic window:
- a CDS encoding DEAD/DEAH box helicase, which produces MGAPSHSEHRLPPMENDQQDTGIVLRPYQEAAIQAWNSKLDGGLRRGIINLPTGCGKTLTGLSIAKRMGGRTLWLAHRDELIEQPLRAIRAVWPEASTGVVKAERNETDAQVVFASIQTVSRQNRLKSLSGFDQIVVDEAHHAAADSYLRTMDALGCFKPGGTPALGLTATVERGDSLGLDESFEGIVYQMQLLQAIKDGWLVDLRLKQVALDFDMDAIATVHGDYNQGELGDAMLRAGAAEATANAYQDHAKGRKALIFTVTVDQARRTAETLKNRGEAAEWLCGETPIEERRAILTRLKTGETMVVANCAVLTEGFDEPSIDAIIIARPTQSKTLYLQMIGRGTRIFPGKEDCLIIDLAGASRKHKLIQAPVLFGLDPDEAEENTVTEALEVRDRETALVSSLVRANRVVPCPRQFHWISAANTFYAASAGDRGTVLLIRSGDGWVVEVSPKNRFAASTTLESQPVDLELAQGIGEDYIRRASATQLAAENAFWRRKPASEKLLAALAKWRIPVHSGIRAGEASDLLTVAIAKAWLWRRKQ; this is translated from the coding sequence ATGGGGGCTCCGTCCCATTCTGAGCATAGGCTTCCCCCCATGGAAAACGACCAGCAAGACACCGGCATTGTCCTTCGCCCCTACCAGGAGGCCGCCATCCAGGCTTGGAATAGCAAGCTGGATGGCGGCCTTAGGCGCGGGATAATTAACCTGCCCACGGGCTGCGGCAAGACCCTAACTGGTCTCTCAATCGCAAAGCGTATGGGAGGACGGACCTTGTGGCTCGCGCACCGCGACGAACTTATCGAGCAGCCGTTACGCGCCATCCGCGCCGTGTGGCCCGAGGCTTCCACCGGCGTAGTTAAGGCGGAACGTAACGAGACAGACGCGCAGGTTGTATTCGCCTCAATACAGACAGTCTCACGACAAAACCGCCTTAAGAGCCTGTCCGGCTTCGACCAGATCGTGGTTGACGAAGCGCATCACGCAGCCGCCGACAGCTACCTCCGGACTATGGACGCACTCGGCTGCTTCAAACCAGGCGGCACGCCTGCATTAGGGCTTACAGCTACCGTCGAGCGCGGCGACAGCCTGGGACTCGACGAATCCTTCGAGGGAATCGTTTACCAGATGCAATTGCTGCAAGCCATCAAGGACGGCTGGCTTGTGGACCTGCGCTTAAAGCAAGTCGCGCTGGACTTCGACATGGATGCTATCGCCACAGTACACGGCGACTACAATCAGGGCGAACTTGGCGATGCCATGCTCCGCGCCGGGGCAGCCGAGGCAACCGCCAACGCCTACCAAGACCATGCAAAAGGCCGCAAAGCTTTAATCTTCACGGTTACCGTGGATCAGGCGCGGCGCACAGCCGAAACGCTTAAAAATCGTGGTGAGGCGGCTGAATGGTTATGCGGGGAAACGCCTATTGAAGAGCGCAGGGCAATTCTAACCCGCTTAAAGACCGGCGAGACTATGGTCGTGGCCAACTGCGCCGTCCTGACCGAGGGTTTTGACGAGCCGTCCATTGATGCCATCATAATCGCCCGCCCCACGCAGTCCAAGACACTCTACCTCCAGATGATAGGGCGCGGCACCAGAATCTTCCCCGGCAAGGAAGACTGCCTGATAATCGACCTCGCGGGCGCATCGCGTAAGCATAAACTCATCCAAGCGCCCGTGCTATTCGGCCTGGACCCGGACGAGGCAGAGGAAAATACAGTAACCGAAGCGCTCGAAGTAAGAGACCGCGAGACCGCGCTGGTCTCTTCTTTAGTCCGCGCCAACCGCGTTGTTCCCTGCCCACGGCAGTTCCACTGGATATCCGCCGCAAATACTTTTTATGCCGCCTCAGCCGGTGATCGGGGCACGGTGCTGCTTATACGCTCAGGTGACGGCTGGGTTGTTGAAGTGTCGCCAAAGAACCGCTTCGCAGCGTCTACCACACTTGAGTCCCAACCAGTGGACCTTGAACTGGCGCAGGGCATCGGCGAGGACTACATCCGCCGCGCATCAGCCACACAACTGGCAGCCGAGAACGCATTCTGGCGGCGCAAGCCCGCATCAGAGAAACTACTGGCCGCTCTGGCCAAATGGCGCATCCCCGTGCATAGCGGGATAAGAGCCGGTGAAGCGTCAGACCTCTTAACCGTAGCAATCGCAAAGGCCTGGCTATGGCGGAGAAAGCAATGA
- a CDS encoding AAA family ATPase: protein MTTTERQETPPQTPPAHQLVSSRKKKKTGMPKSGICIIVGYPKTGKSKFTASFPNSYVLNMDCGDADHIDGRIEDIEDVVDAHGNIVKTKLDNFREALMVAIKDPSIEVIVIDTIDTLVENICDEIANKAGLSKITDRLPGVDGFSLWGELGARIDGMINLFKKSGKLFILNAHLREPKLDDNNKVITPAGINVPGKSGDKLAFAADMIGYTFKREVGGKTEYCLTFQGGVAGRWGSRVEELSDKTIKLDGDNPYKSFAALFTEKAAMSETAESAKEPEKKPAAKTKGGK from the coding sequence ATGACTACCACAGAGAGACAAGAGACACCGCCGCAGACACCGCCCGCCCATCAACTGGTGAGCTCGCGCAAGAAGAAAAAGACTGGAATGCCAAAGTCCGGCATTTGCATCATCGTGGGTTACCCCAAGACTGGGAAAAGCAAGTTCACTGCTTCATTCCCCAACTCGTATGTCCTCAATATGGACTGCGGTGATGCTGATCACATCGATGGCCGCATCGAGGATATCGAGGATGTCGTGGACGCTCACGGCAATATCGTTAAGACCAAGCTCGATAATTTCCGCGAGGCCCTTATGGTCGCGATTAAGGACCCGAGTATTGAGGTAATCGTTATTGACACAATCGACACGCTCGTAGAGAACATCTGCGATGAGATAGCCAACAAAGCTGGGCTATCCAAGATCACAGACCGGCTACCAGGTGTCGATGGCTTCTCTCTCTGGGGCGAGCTCGGAGCGCGCATCGACGGCATGATTAATCTCTTCAAGAAGAGCGGCAAGCTGTTCATCCTGAATGCCCACCTACGCGAGCCGAAACTCGACGACAACAACAAGGTCATCACCCCCGCTGGCATTAACGTGCCGGGTAAGAGCGGCGACAAGCTGGCCTTCGCCGCAGACATGATCGGCTACACATTCAAGCGCGAGGTCGGCGGTAAAACAGAATACTGCCTTACGTTCCAAGGTGGTGTTGCTGGACGCTGGGGGTCCCGCGTTGAGGAGCTCAGCGACAAAACGATCAAGCTCGATGGCGACAATCCATACAAGTCTTTTGCGGCTCTATTTACTGAGAAGGCAGCGATGTCAGAAACAGCCGAATCCGCGAAGGAACCAGAGAAGAAACCGGCAGCCAAAACCAAAGGAGGCAAATAA
- a CDS encoding HNH endonuclease, whose protein sequence is MPKGVFPRISAEQRFWTHVQKGPGCWEWQAGRKLGKHRYGKFKMNRKTIGAHRVAWEFEKGPVPEGLCVLHHCDNPPCVRPDHLWIGTNLDNIKDRDAKNRQAKGASNGSRLYPERLLRGERHPNRLHPERLSRGSSHYNAKLTEEQVREIRRLHATGQYGYHSLAVKFGMGSTPIASIVNRKSWKHI, encoded by the coding sequence ATGCCAAAAGGCGTGTTTCCACGAATATCTGCAGAACAACGTTTCTGGACTCATGTCCAAAAAGGGCCTGGCTGTTGGGAATGGCAAGCAGGCCGCAAACTCGGAAAGCACAGGTATGGCAAATTCAAGATGAATAGAAAAACTATTGGAGCACATCGCGTCGCATGGGAATTCGAAAAAGGCCCTGTCCCGGAAGGACTTTGCGTTCTACACCACTGCGACAATCCCCCCTGCGTCCGGCCAGACCATCTCTGGATCGGCACGAATCTCGACAACATCAAGGACCGAGATGCTAAAAATCGTCAAGCCAAAGGCGCAAGCAATGGATCTCGCCTATATCCAGAACGCCTACTTCGTGGGGAACGGCATCCTAACAGACTGCATCCAGAAAGGCTCAGCCGAGGCAGTTCTCATTACAACGCAAAATTAACAGAAGAACAGGTGCGCGAAATTAGAAGGCTCCACGCCACCGGCCAATATGGATACCACAGCCTGGCCGTCAAATTTGGGATGGGATCTACTCCTATCGCAAGTATCGTTAATAGAAAAAGCTGGAAGCACATCTAA
- a CDS encoding PD-(D/E)XK nuclease family protein, with product MKLPNPKYTVSDVNHKYSILLPSGETIGPLKSVTSILGIIAKPALIAWSAREAANYFKTELLRLGRTALDPAMLDQIAKDAAGAHRRKANDAADLGSKCHEIFQAIIQGKEPEMIPNELVEPTLDFKRWRMQSDIEIVALELPVASLDYRFGGRLDAVGHSKTRGGFGIVDYKTSKSLEYGNEYSYQVGGYAAALREQYGIDVVWGEIVRFGKTAPFTSESRAVTDLPAATAGFLSAVALTKSGDVQLIGEQSFCTKSVRAVESPVSVKKKSTPSALGF from the coding sequence ATGAAACTCCCCAATCCAAAATACACAGTGAGCGATGTCAACCACAAGTACAGCATCCTGCTCCCCAGTGGCGAGACTATCGGGCCGCTTAAATCCGTGACCAGTATTCTCGGCATCATTGCAAAACCAGCGTTGATAGCATGGAGTGCGAGAGAGGCCGCCAATTACTTCAAAACAGAACTACTCCGTCTTGGGCGCACCGCGCTTGATCCGGCCATGCTCGACCAGATAGCAAAGGACGCCGCCGGGGCGCACCGCCGCAAGGCTAATGATGCAGCGGACCTTGGCTCTAAATGCCATGAGATTTTCCAGGCCATAATCCAAGGCAAGGAACCGGAAATGATACCCAACGAACTCGTTGAGCCTACACTCGACTTCAAGCGCTGGCGCATGCAGAGTGACATCGAGATCGTCGCTCTTGAGCTTCCTGTCGCATCCCTCGATTACCGGTTCGGCGGACGGCTGGACGCCGTCGGGCACTCAAAAACCCGTGGAGGATTTGGAATTGTCGACTATAAAACCTCTAAATCCCTGGAATATGGGAACGAATATTCTTATCAAGTCGGCGGCTATGCCGCTGCCTTGCGGGAGCAATATGGCATCGATGTCGTATGGGGTGAAATCGTGCGTTTCGGAAAAACCGCGCCATTTACCTCAGAATCGCGTGCCGTGACAGACCTACCGGCCGCCACCGCTGGATTCCTTTCCGCAGTCGCGCTAACGAAAAGTGGTGATGTTCAGTTGATAGGTGAACAGAGTTTCTGCACTAAATCAGTCCGCGCGGTCGAGTCGCCGGTGTCCGTTAAGAAAAAGAGCACCCCCTCGGCACTGGGGTTCTGA
- a CDS encoding sigma-70 family RNA polymerase sigma factor, producing MTELANKKLEYQGLFTDLEISVVKNLINEIRRQWTCLEKEDFDDLLQSCLVKWWTAKDKYNEKSDASLSTFMAVVIRNHLLNVKDNLLSDKRIIAEKSVSLDQPPDGDDELPALIERIPAPDLLAAIELKLNIKISISALSERQQVVCRLLGEEGLSMAAASRSLKISELTLYREIKRIRAVFEKQNLRDI from the coding sequence ATGACTGAACTTGCAAACAAAAAGCTGGAATACCAAGGTCTTTTCACAGACCTGGAAATTAGTGTCGTAAAGAACCTAATAAACGAAATCCGAAGACAATGGACATGCTTGGAGAAAGAGGACTTTGATGATCTCCTGCAGTCCTGCCTGGTGAAGTGGTGGACGGCTAAAGACAAGTATAACGAAAAGTCCGACGCGTCCTTATCCACTTTCATGGCGGTCGTCATACGAAACCATCTCCTTAATGTTAAAGACAACCTCTTATCCGATAAGCGGATCATAGCGGAAAAGTCGGTGTCTTTAGACCAACCACCAGATGGTGACGATGAACTACCAGCACTTATAGAACGCATCCCCGCCCCTGATTTACTGGCCGCTATTGAACTCAAGCTGAATATAAAAATATCCATTTCCGCGCTATCAGAACGGCAGCAGGTGGTTTGCCGTTTGCTAGGCGAAGAGGGCTTAAGTATGGCCGCAGCCAGTAGGTCACTAAAAATCTCTGAGCTAACCCTCTATAGGGAAATAAAGCGCATAAGGGCCGTCTTTGAAAAGCAAAACTTGCGCGATATTTAA